The DNA segment TCAAgagtcatgtcagtcacatgattatATTGCTGTATAAAGGCTTGCACTAAGTCTCTCCAAGAACCGATCCTTGCgggactcaattgattgtaccacctagccgctGCCCCAACCAAACTATCCTAAAAACAATGAatcaataattgatcattgtttacataGCCAGTCATCCGCCTACAGAACTTGGTGATGTGATCCTTAGGGaaagtagtcccattgtacttctcaaattccggcatcttgaacttgtgaggaagcaccaaatctggaACCAAACTCAAGTCCTTGGCATCAATTCCCTGATGATTATCAGCGTTTTCCAatgccttaaatttctcctctagccATCTACAATGTTCCTCTAATTGCCTTGATGATTCGAGTCTCATCTCTTCCCTCTCAACTACATCTAAATCAGGGATGACTGGATTGGTAGGGTTATCTTCCGGACTGGATCCCGAGCCAGTTTGAAAGTTCATGGGTTTTCCAGCATCGACTTGCCCATGTTGACGCCTTATTGTGATGGATTGCCTTCGGGGATATGCCTCAGGTTGAGTTTGCACATAGGGTGGAGTAAAACCCGGAGGGAGATCCTCATTATCTTCTTTAGTGATAGTCATAGGGGCCTTTCCTTTATCCGTTGCCCCCTTCAGCAGCTAGgccatttcagccatcatattcctttgaGCCTCCAACATTTGATTATTCATCTCTTGTTGGATTTTTTCCAATTGTTCCTGcaattgctcttgcatttctttctagctctgctcaagtctttgatccatattctttGTCTTAGTGCGTGTACCGTAAGGATGTGTTGCTTCTAGGTTTTCTTTCTCtcactctctctctttctctctctctgtaattttaactaattagggtctttctataaattggaatgcatatgatgcgatgagatgaaaatgcatgaatgtaaaaaaaaatatcgATTCTGATTCGGTTTcttttagaaaatgttatttaaaaacaaaaaatctttacacaaaacggattacaaatacgctttcgccctcAGGCCCAGAGTTTTAACCCTATCcaataacaaagctaactctcGACCTCTATCTGACACTAACTCATACTTTGCACTCAATACATTAGCTTGCGCTGCCAGGTCTTGCAAATAGTCAGCAACTTCTCAAATCTGGACTATGGCTTCTCTCATGAGGTAGTCCCTATCTCTGACTTGATCCTGAAAATGGTGAAGCTCTTCCTTCCAATGTCCTTCTCTTGCCTCAAGCTGCTCAATCCAAAGTTCACAGTTCTGCAATGCTGCTTCCAACCCTCCAATATTgtgcttcatttcctcgatcttgTTCAGACTTGCCTTTAACTCGACCACAAAGTTATGACTTTGGTGATGATGAAGGGATCGTCCAAGCTCAGTCACCCTAGCTTTTAACCCTTGATTCTCCTTCTCTAGGGCCTGATTATGCgcctgcatctcttggaacttcttcttCCAATACTCGGCTTTGGCTCTTTCTTTTTGAACCTCTTGTTGCCACTACTCTAAAGACTTCCCCAATCCAGCTCTCTTCATTGATAGTTGTATCCTCTTATATTGCGTCTTCAAGTCATCTCGGtcttcctcaatcttcctcttttctttcctcaCTTTTTCGACCTCAATTTTCTGAAcgtcgatgtctaagcttagatACATCTTCTCCTTCTTAAGCCTCTTTATCTTTTTCCCAAGCTCCAAATTCTTCCTTTCGAACTCTTGCTTTATGACTTCTaactctgatggaatcactcGTAAACTCTCCTCCATCAATCGAGTAgcccccaaactcggcctagggATGTTATCATTGATCCTCTTGCTAAACCACCCTTTGTACTCAAGGTTTGTCATAGGACCTTCAGTCAGAATCTTCACACAGCAAATCTTCTTCCAAGCCTTAAAAATCTCTCGCATCTTTTTCTTATAATGATCCCCCTTATATGAGAAATCACGATGAGCTAACCCTTGTGTTGCCGGTATAAACTGCCCCGCTTTGTATTGCCTTAGGACAAGTAATGGTGCATAAccaacaactccccaaattccaagaagaggtacccaatcaaaacttCCGCAATGAAAAAGGACTTCATTAGGAGTCATCCAAGGGGCTTTCCACGTAACATCTTCCTCTCGGAGATTCTGAAGTATTTCCGTCCACCTTTCCTCTGTAATGTCGTCCCTCTTCGGCATAGTTACTACTTTCTTTAAGGGAGAATAATCCTCAAAAAACACTTGGCAAGGAACCTTatcaaccttccaaaagtgaATGTGGAACAATACTAACAACAGCTGTGcgcatccaatgaatctaccttcaccagctctccgacatgcactcaaGGATCTGAACGTCTCAGTTAGGATTGCAGGCACAGGTGTGTTCTGTTTACCAAGTTGATAGAATAAATCCGCAACTGCCTCATCTATGTACCCCATggcttttgggaaaatcaccaAACCATAAATACTTAAGGCCAAGACATCAACCCTCTTCTTCACATCTGGGTGTGCCAATATCAGATCCCTTTAAATGTTGAGTGACATGgaatgatagcaaaataaaataagtcAGTATAAAAGGTATAATAAACAAGCACTTATaagggtagcttactaaaggctatcaTCGTACTCCCTAGGgtaagcacttaaagttcactatatgtgtTTTCTAAAACgagggtacctgaaccaacagattcctcgatcctcacccattataggctcatatggaccaagttcggttcagagggacacatttccctatggccatgcgaagatgaaaatctcacaaagacataagtacagatgtatcccg comes from the Gossypium hirsutum isolate 1008001.06 chromosome A06, Gossypium_hirsutum_v2.1, whole genome shotgun sequence genome and includes:
- the LOC107963285 gene encoding uncharacterized protein; amino-acid sequence: MGYIDEAVADLFYQLGKQNTPVPAILTETFRSLSACRRAGEGRFIGCAQLLLVLFHIHFWKVDKVPCQVFFEDYSPLKKVVTMPKRDDITEERWTEILQNLREEDVTWKAPWMTPNEVLFHCGSFDWVPLLGIWGVVGYAPLLVLRQYKAGQFIPATQGLAHRDFSYKGDHYKKKMREIFKAWKKICCVKILTEGPMTNLEYKGWFSKRINDNIPRPSLGATRLMEESLRVIPSELEVIKQEFERKNLELGKKIKRLKKEKMYLSLDIDVQKIEVEKVRKEKRKIEEDRDDLKTQYKRIQLSMKRAGLGKSLE